One window of Thermoplasma sp. Kam2015 genomic DNA carries:
- the rpmC gene encoding 50S ribosomal protein L29, whose product MSKEERQETLKNLKESLLHERALISMGGSSPSPGKVRAIRRQIARLLTVEREEKR is encoded by the coding sequence ATGTCGAAGGAAGAGAGGCAGGAGACGCTGAAGAATCTTAAGGAGAGCCTTCTTCATGAGAGGGCCCTGATATCAATGGGAGGTTCTTCTCCCAGTCCTGGCAAGGTACGTGCAATAAGACGTCAGATAGCCAGGCTATTGACAGTTGAGAGGGAGGAAAAAAGGTAA